A window of the Cannabis sativa cultivar Pink pepper isolate KNU-18-1 chromosome X, ASM2916894v1, whole genome shotgun sequence genome harbors these coding sequences:
- the LOC115702520 gene encoding nuclear speckle RNA-binding protein B-like: protein MAEPSEYNNQPGKSPRKELQGPRPTPLKINKGSHKIKKPPVVPQPSQPPVAAHHQQPPRQPVIIYTVSPKIIHTEASKFRDLVQRLTGLPASSTNFGVGEMAVDPATATAAATTTTSSTTSTTTSSTITNNNYTNPSNFYGGHLMTMSGGGGGGLSPAARYAAVEKAKSPPGKVKGIHFNIGNNYNNDNDHIHQFYGMEIMDHDHHGIVEINNNNNINNNNNNKGLFSSGILSPGPASLPPIHPNFFSPPSDSFFHDLSPVIHHHHQGSSNNNYFISPRMISSPNTPSIDFLLSNIFSSTDQNL from the coding sequence ATGGCGGAACCATCGGAGTACAACAATCAGCCGGGAAAGTCGCCGAGAAAAGAACTCCAAGGCCCACGTCCAACACCTCTAAAGATTAACAAGGGTTCACACAAGATCAAAAAGCCTCCGGTGGTCCCACAACCGTCGCAACCGCCCGTCGCAGCTCATCATCAGCAGCCGCCACGTCAGCCAGTCATAATCTACACAGTCTCACCAAAGATCATCCACACAGAAGCTAGTAAATTCAGAGACTTAGTCCAACGCCTCACCGGTCTTCCAGCCTCGTCCACGAATTTCGGGGTGGGGGAGATGGCAGTGGACCCCGCCACCGCCACCGCCGCCGCCACCACCACCACAAGCTCTACTACTAGTACTACTACTTCTAGTACtattactaataataattatactaACCCTAGTAATTTCTACGGTGGCCACTTAATGACGATGAGCGGTGGTGGCGGTGGAGGATTATCTCCGGCAGCGCGTTACGCTGCGGTTGAGAAGGCCAAATCTCCACCGGGGAAAGTCAAAGGGATTCATTTCAACattggaaataattataataatgataatgatcATATACATCAATTCTATGGGATGGAGATTATGGATCATGATCATCATGGGATTGTGgagatcaataataataataatattaacaacaacaacaataataagggtttgttcagttcggggatcttgTCGCCGGGACCGGCTTCGCTTCCGCCTATTCATCCCAACTTTTTCTCTCCACCGTCGGATAGCTTCTTCCATGATCTGAGCCCTGtaattcatcatcatcatcaaggtAGTAGTAATAACAATTACTTCATTTCTCCTAGGATGATTTCTTCTCCAAATACTCCATCAATTGACTTTTTACTCAGCAATATTTTCTCATCAACAGATCAAAATTTGTag